Below is a window of Deinococcus multiflagellatus DNA.
CGCTCACCACCCTTGCCCTGCTGGCCGGTTGTGCCGGGCAGGCCCCGCTGCCCGGGGGCGCGGCCCTGAACCTGCAGGGGGGACCCACCTTCCGCGTGGACCTGCGCGAAACGCCGCTCGCAGCCCTGGACGCCGCCGCGCGCACCCGCCTGTCGCAGGACGCCGCCGTGGAGGTCACGCTGCGCAGCGGCACCACCCTGATGTACCGCAATGTGGGCGGCCAGATCGTGGTGGACGGCGACATGTTGCTGGGCCGCTCGGAAGACGCCGCGCAGGTGCTCTCGCGCCTGGACAAGGCGCCGGCCGGCAGCCTGGGCACCCAGAGCCTCTCGCGCTTTGCGGCGGGTGGGGGCAACTGGGCGAACAAGACGGTGCCGTATTTCTGGAAACAGGGCGCCCTGAGCGCCACGCAGGCGGCAGCGGTGAACGCGGCGGTGGAACGCTGGAACGCGCAGGCGGGCACGACTCTGCGCTGGGTCTGGAACCCGAACGCGGCGAACAAGGTGGAGTTCGTGGTGGGGGGCGGCGGCTGCGGGTCGTCGTACGTGGGGTCTATTGGGGGCACGCAGCCGCTGACCATCGCGGCCAACTGCTTTAACAACAGCACCCTCATTCACGAGATGGGCCACGCGGCGGGCTTTCACCACGAGCACCAGCGCTGCGACC
It encodes the following:
- a CDS encoding M12 family metallopeptidase → MKHTFALLSLTTLALLAGCAGQAPLPGGAALNLQGGPTFRVDLRETPLAALDAAARTRLSQDAAVEVTLRSGTTLMYRNVGGQIVVDGDMLLGRSEDAAQVLSRLDKAPAGSLGTQSLSRFAAGGGNWANKTVPYFWKQGALSATQAAAVNAAVERWNAQAGTTLRWVWNPNAANKVEFVVGGGGCGSSYVGSIGGTQPLTIAANCFNNSTLIHEMGHAAGFHHEHQRCDRDNYITVGSAYVGDTTNFGKTCNAYTHGPYDYDSVMNYFPPYIYARSQPVGPYNGSPANLGKVSELSRGDLFALQTIYPGGTTPPPSGGTTYTGTLNSGYSTVQPGSSGFSYAGGTLKGSLTGPAGSDFDLYLQRWSGSAWGTVAQSTSPGNTETVSFAAGAGTYRWYIYSYSGSGTYSLAETK